Proteins from one Mesotoga infera genomic window:
- a CDS encoding carbohydrate kinase family protein, which yields MGRVAVIGELLIDFISDTQVSDLSRAKSFNRFFAGSPGNLVFNLRDLDVDSTILSRVGDDPFGRAYIDLLSKKGIDVSYIQLDRRRHTSFVIVSRSDSTPQFLALRDADFMLEPPLEIDRFLDGVQFLHLTSWPLSLSPARETTVSIVKKAAEKGIKISLDPNYRKVLWEYGHDGPAFIKEMLRYIYIVKPSDDDARHIFGEMQPKEYLDLFHGFGAKNVILTLGKRGSVVSNGFRVEEIAPCARRVVDTTGAGDAFWSGLYRGLLDGKDIFGAARYGNMCAAFRIEHEGKDTQLPAIEELKTIYERC from the coding sequence TTGGGAAGAGTTGCGGTGATCGGTGAGCTACTCATAGATTTTATCTCCGATACACAGGTCAGCGATCTTTCACGGGCGAAGAGCTTCAACAGGTTCTTTGCAGGCTCGCCGGGCAACCTCGTTTTCAATCTGCGCGATCTCGATGTCGATTCCACTATACTTTCAAGAGTCGGGGACGACCCCTTTGGCCGTGCCTATATCGATCTTCTTTCGAAGAAGGGGATCGATGTTTCATACATTCAACTTGATAGAAGGAGGCACACTTCGTTCGTGATAGTATCGCGGTCCGACTCGACTCCGCAATTTTTGGCCCTGCGCGACGCGGATTTTATGCTGGAGCCTCCCTTGGAGATAGATCGGTTTCTCGATGGTGTGCAGTTTCTTCATCTCACTTCCTGGCCACTCTCCCTTTCACCGGCCCGCGAGACGACCGTCTCAATTGTTAAGAAAGCTGCAGAAAAAGGGATAAAGATCTCGCTCGATCCCAACTATCGGAAGGTTCTCTGGGAGTATGGACACGACGGACCTGCCTTCATCAAGGAGATGTTGAGATATATTTACATTGTCAAGCCCTCAGACGACGACGCGCGGCATATCTTCGGTGAGATGCAACCGAAAGAGTACTTAGACCTCTTTCACGGATTTGGGGCGAAAAACGTGATACTGACTCTCGGCAAGCGCGGTTCGGTCGTCTCGAACGGTTTCAGGGTCGAAGAGATCGCTCCCTGCGCTCGAAGGGTCGTCGATACTACCGGTGCCGGAGATGCCTTTTGGTCTGGCCTATACAGGGGATTGCTCGATGGGAAAGATATCTTCGGGGCAGCCCGGTACGGAAACATGTGTGCCGCCTTTAGAATAGAACACGAAGGAAAAGACACGCAACTCCCTGCGATCGAGGAATTAAAGACGATTTATGAGAGGTGTTGA
- a CDS encoding radical SAM protein, with protein sequence MTHVYGVVPSRRLGRSLGVSTIPFKTCNYSCIYCQLGRTTNMTNTRTSFYPPGEIINQVRDFVNEKGDESFDVVTVVGEGEPTLYRPLDQLAEAIRKLTFKPLVLITNGSLLFDEDLRDEISGFDIVMPTLDAYDQESFRCINRPLGKLEYEEVYEGLVDFSRKFDGELWLEVMLVKGYNDDEESLMLLKERISRVKTERVYINVPARPPAEDGVKIPDIATLKLARELLGATSIENMPVSNFLSRESDAESTVIEIIKRHPMSQEDIESLLRSRFGPGSAEVFFEKLSSRGDVERCEYVGKIFYRYRSIL encoded by the coding sequence ATGACTCACGTGTACGGTGTTGTGCCTTCGCGGAGATTGGGCAGGTCGCTGGGCGTGTCAACGATTCCCTTCAAGACCTGCAATTATTCATGTATTTATTGCCAGCTTGGAAGAACGACAAACATGACTAACACCCGCACGAGTTTCTACCCTCCCGGGGAGATAATAAACCAGGTCAGGGATTTCGTGAACGAGAAGGGCGATGAGAGTTTCGACGTTGTAACTGTCGTGGGCGAGGGCGAACCCACACTTTACAGACCCCTTGATCAACTGGCAGAAGCGATCAGGAAGTTGACTTTCAAACCACTCGTGCTGATCACCAACGGATCGCTTCTCTTCGACGAAGACCTCAGGGACGAGATCTCTGGTTTCGATATCGTGATGCCGACACTTGACGCTTACGACCAGGAAAGTTTCAGATGCATCAACAGACCGCTCGGAAAGCTCGAGTATGAAGAGGTTTACGAAGGCCTGGTGGACTTTTCCAGAAAGTTCGACGGAGAGTTATGGCTAGAGGTCATGCTCGTAAAGGGTTATAACGACGACGAAGAGTCTCTTATGCTTTTGAAGGAGCGTATTTCCAGAGTCAAAACGGAGAGAGTGTATATAAATGTTCCTGCAAGACCACCGGCCGAAGATGGCGTCAAAATACCGGATATCGCTACTTTGAAACTTGCGCGTGAATTATTGGGTGCTACGAGCATCGAGAATATGCCAGTTAGCAATTTTCTATCGCGCGAAAGTGATGCGGAGAGCACCGTTATCGAGATCATAAAGCGGCACCCCATGTCGCAAGAAGATATAGAAAGCCTTCTTCGCTCGCGGTTCGGTCCGGGTTCGGCCGAAGTTTTTTTTGAAAAACTATCTTCTAGAGGCGATGTGGAAAGGTGTGAATACGTCGGGAAAATCTTCTACAGATACAGGTCGATCTTATAA
- a CDS encoding formylglycine-generating enzyme family protein, whose amino-acid sequence MKKAMIVVSVLLLSVLVIANTGARIQMRNGDVIECEISMESISFITDYGEFKIPVTFVKEIVFPAPGSMATTLSTVYERETFSGFLLDEYITLEFEGSPLKFHKDFISRIDMYNQKRTVDQSIVHVSLKTGDQFYGEVLSTQATVQSSYAEIKIKTDNLISMEFEGDGNVLTKVKFEGGSEIKGTIKDDFIVFRLLSGSELGVSPGKIKSIVFLKENTSGDIEPISSQVATNDLQNMVLVEKGSFTMGDTWGDGYSDEKPVHTVTFTYDFYIGKYEVTFEEYDIFCEATGRSKPSDNNWGRETRPVINVSWNDAVAYCNWLSEKEKLPKAYDSNGNLLDKDGRITTDPSKVVGYRLPTEAEWEYAARGGNKSRGYKFAGSDNVNDVAWYTSNSGSKTQEVGKKLPNELGIYDMSGNVWEWCSDWYVSYSSSAQTNSYNSNNGSNRVYRSGSWVNIEAVARVAYRSFYTPTYTSHYLGFRICRTVQ is encoded by the coding sequence ATGAAGAAAGCCATGATAGTAGTCTCGGTCCTTTTGCTCTCTGTTCTGGTAATAGCGAATACGGGAGCTAGAATCCAGATGAGGAATGGAGATGTGATCGAATGTGAGATAAGCATGGAGAGTATCTCTTTCATAACAGACTACGGGGAGTTCAAGATACCGGTCACTTTCGTGAAAGAGATAGTCTTCCCAGCACCAGGAAGCATGGCTACTACTCTTTCTACCGTATATGAGAGAGAAACCTTCAGCGGTTTTCTTCTGGATGAGTACATCACACTTGAGTTCGAAGGGTCACCCCTCAAGTTCCATAAAGATTTCATAAGCAGGATAGACATGTATAACCAGAAACGGACTGTGGATCAGAGCATAGTACATGTCTCACTCAAGACAGGAGATCAGTTCTATGGAGAGGTACTATCTACTCAGGCAACAGTGCAATCATCATATGCAGAGATCAAGATAAAGACGGATAACCTCATAAGCATGGAGTTCGAGGGAGACGGGAACGTACTTACGAAAGTGAAGTTTGAAGGTGGATCTGAGATAAAGGGAACGATAAAGGATGATTTCATAGTGTTCAGGTTGTTGTCTGGAAGTGAGCTTGGAGTATCGCCCGGAAAGATAAAGAGCATTGTTTTCTTGAAAGAAAACACATCTGGAGACATAGAACCGATTTCTTCTCAGGTAGCAACTAATGATCTTCAAAACATGGTACTTGTGGAGAAAGGCAGTTTCACGATGGGAGATACATGGGGAGACGGATATAGTGATGAGAAACCGGTTCATACAGTGACTTTCACATATGACTTCTATATAGGCAAGTATGAAGTGACTTTCGAAGAATACGACATTTTCTGTGAAGCAACAGGAAGAAGCAAGCCATCCGACAATAACTGGGGAAGGGAAACCAGACCTGTAATTAACGTCAGTTGGAACGATGCGGTAGCATACTGCAACTGGCTGAGCGAGAAGGAGAAACTTCCGAAGGCGTATGACAGCAACGGAAATCTGCTGGATAAAGACGGAAGGATAACGACTGATCCGTCGAAGGTAGTAGGCTACAGACTGCCGACAGAGGCCGAATGGGAATACGCGGCAAGAGGAGGGAACAAGAGCAGGGGTTACAAGTTTGCTGGCAGCGACAACGTTAATGACGTAGCCTGGTACACTTCGAACTCGGGAAGCAAGACACAGGAAGTTGGGAAGAAGTTACCTAACGAGCTGGGGATCTATGATATGTCTGGAAATGTATGGGAGTGGTGTAGTGACTGGTATGTTTCATACTCGAGCTCGGCACAGACAAACTCTTATAATAGCAACAATGGTTCCAACCGGGTGTATCGTAGCGGTAGTTGGGTCAACATTGAGGCGGTCGCGCGTGTGGCTTACCGCAGCTTCTACACCCCTACTTACACGAGCCACTATCTGGGCTTCCGTATTTGCAGGACGGTGCAGTAA
- a CDS encoding formylglycine-generating enzyme family protein, giving the protein MKKAMIVVSVLLLSVMVIANTGARIQMRNGDVIECEISMENISFITDYGEFKIPVSFVKEIVFPAPGNRVTTLNTVFPNETFGGFLLDEYISISLLGNPIRFHKDAINRINIYNDSRIITQELVQVYLKTGDQFYGEMLSPVVKIQTSYVELEIATEDIEGMEFEGEGNVLTKIKINNGSEMNGTIKDDFIVFRLLSGSELGVSPGKIKSILFLKKTESGVIQVSSSSFFQTSGNMVFVDKGSFTMGDTWGGGESDEKPTHKVTFTYDFYMGKYETTFDEYDAFCEAMGRSKPSDNGWGRGKRPVINVSWWDAIAYCNWLSEKEKLPKAYDNNGNLLDKDGRITSDPSKVVGYRLPTEAEWEYAARGGNKSNGYKYSGSDNVGDVAWYTSNSGSKTQEVGKKLPNELGLYDMSGNVWEWCSDWKGSYSSSAQTNPYNNSGSYRVLRGGSWNSIATRVRVALRGNSSPTYTYYGLGFRICRTVP; this is encoded by the coding sequence ATGAAGAAAGCCATGATAGTAGTCTCGGTCCTTTTGCTCTCTGTTATGGTGATAGCGAATACAGGGGCGAGAATCCAGATGAGGAATGGAGATGTGATCGAGTGTGAGATAAGCATGGAGAACATCTCGTTCATAACAGACTACGGGGAGTTCAAGATACCGGTCTCTTTCGTGAAAGAGATAGTATTTCCTGCTCCGGGTAATAGGGTAACGACTCTGAACACGGTCTTTCCCAATGAAACCTTCGGTGGCTTTCTTCTGGACGAGTACATATCAATCTCACTGCTTGGCAATCCAATCAGATTCCATAAAGATGCGATAAACAGAATAAACATATACAACGATAGTCGGATAATCACTCAAGAACTCGTTCAGGTATATCTGAAGACAGGAGACCAGTTCTATGGAGAGATGCTTTCTCCCGTTGTAAAGATACAGACATCGTATGTAGAATTGGAAATAGCCACAGAGGACATAGAAGGAATGGAGTTCGAAGGAGAAGGGAATGTACTGACAAAGATAAAGATCAATAATGGCAGCGAAATGAATGGAACGATAAAGGATGATTTCATAGTATTCAGGCTGTTATCTGGAAGCGAGCTTGGAGTATCACCCGGAAAGATAAAGAGCATACTGTTTCTAAAGAAAACAGAATCCGGAGTTATTCAGGTTTCCTCTTCAAGTTTCTTTCAGACTTCAGGTAACATGGTGTTTGTAGATAAAGGCAGTTTCACGATGGGCGACACGTGGGGTGGAGGAGAAAGTGATGAAAAACCAACCCACAAGGTCACGTTCACCTACGACTTCTACATGGGCAAGTATGAGACTACATTCGACGAATACGACGCTTTCTGTGAGGCTATGGGTAGGAGCAAACCATCTGATAACGGTTGGGGAAGGGGAAAGAGACCTGTAATAAACGTGAGCTGGTGGGATGCAATAGCATACTGCAACTGGCTGAGCGAGAAGGAGAAACTTCCGAAGGCATATGACAATAACGGGAATTTGCTGGACAAAGACGGAAGAATAACGAGCGATCCGTCGAAGGTCGTCGGTTACAGGTTGCCGACCGAAGCCGAATGGGAATACGCAGCCAGAGGTGGGAACAAGAGCAACGGATACAAGTATTCCGGTAGCGATAACGTCGGTGACGTAGCCTGGTACACTTCGAACTCGGGAAGCAAGACCCAGGAAGTTGGAAAGAAGTTACCTAACGAGCTGGGGCTGTACGATATGTCTGGAAACGTGTGGGAGTGGTGCAGCGACTGGAAGGGAAGCTACTCCAGTTCTGCACAGACGAATCCGTATAACAATAGTGGTTCCTACCGGGTGCTTCGTGGCGGTAGCTGGAACAGCATTGCGACGCGCGTGCGGGTAGCGCTTCGCGGCAACAGCAGCCCCACTTACACGTACTACGGCCTCGGCTTCCGTATTTGCAGGACGGTGCCCTGA
- a CDS encoding formylglycine-generating enzyme family protein, with the protein MRRIIFVVIMLICATALLGASIPARLRMRNSDIIECNVTMDRISFISDYGEFQMPMEFVKAIVFPTSGTIITSLKTIHKNEIFRGFLLEEYINAEFEGMAVRFHKDTVSWVELLVEDKEITGGAVQVMLKTGEQFYAKMLSQELGVQTSYGIFTLSMDNITMMEFEGEGNVLTKTTLKSGSEMRGIVKDDFIVVRLLSGAELSIAPGKIRAIDFSTMELAEAPEVKEFPDFLPGEEAPVEIPHNMVLVEKGSFTLGDISDGKETPLSKVTFTYDFYIGKYEVTFDEYDDFFIDAGMQRPSDEGWGRGQRPVINVSWLEAIAYCNWLSEKEGLPKAYDNEGNFLDEDGNVTTNPSKVIGYRLPTEAEWEYAARGGPNKDRYRYSGSDDIDEIAWYSSNSEQKPQPVGMKKPNSLGLYDMSGNVWEWCSDYYASYTSTAKTDFYNSTVGSRRAVRGGGWSSNATDVRVAIRFSYSPTYTYNDLGFRICRTVP; encoded by the coding sequence GTGAGAAGAATAATCTTTGTTGTGATAATGCTGATCTGCGCTACCGCGCTCCTGGGAGCTTCTATACCGGCGAGACTGCGTATGAGAAACAGCGACATAATCGAGTGTAACGTCACAATGGATAGAATTTCCTTCATAAGTGATTATGGCGAGTTCCAAATGCCGATGGAGTTCGTTAAGGCGATAGTCTTCCCCACCTCCGGGACTATCATCACATCTCTGAAGACTATCCACAAAAACGAGATCTTCAGGGGCTTCCTTCTGGAAGAATATATCAACGCCGAATTTGAAGGCATGGCTGTAAGGTTTCACAAGGACACCGTTAGCTGGGTCGAGCTCCTGGTAGAGGATAAGGAGATAACCGGGGGAGCCGTTCAGGTAATGCTGAAAACCGGCGAGCAATTCTACGCAAAGATGCTCTCGCAAGAACTCGGCGTTCAAACATCGTATGGTATTTTTACGCTGAGTATGGACAACATAACCATGATGGAATTCGAAGGAGAAGGTAATGTCCTCACAAAAACGACCCTAAAAAGTGGTTCTGAGATGCGAGGTATCGTGAAAGACGACTTCATAGTAGTCAGGCTACTCTCCGGGGCAGAGCTCAGTATAGCCCCGGGAAAGATCAGAGCAATAGACTTCTCTACTATGGAGCTGGCCGAAGCGCCGGAAGTAAAAGAGTTTCCCGATTTTCTTCCCGGGGAGGAAGCACCTGTAGAGATACCCCACAATATGGTGCTTGTGGAGAAAGGCAGTTTCACTCTCGGGGATATATCGGATGGCAAAGAAACGCCTCTTTCGAAAGTTACCTTCACTTATGATTTCTATATAGGTAAGTATGAAGTCACTTTCGATGAGTACGACGACTTCTTCATAGACGCTGGAATGCAGAGACCTTCAGATGAAGGCTGGGGGAGAGGCCAGAGACCTGTCATAAATGTCAGCTGGTTGGAGGCGATAGCATATTGCAACTGGTTGAGCGAAAAAGAAGGCCTTCCAAAAGCATATGATAACGAGGGAAACTTCCTAGATGAAGATGGAAACGTAACGACAAATCCCTCTAAGGTTATCGGATATAGATTGCCGACAGAAGCGGAATGGGAATACGCGGCTAGAGGTGGACCGAATAAAGACAGATACAGATACTCGGGAAGCGATGATATAGACGAAATAGCATGGTATTCATCTAACTCAGAACAAAAACCTCAACCGGTGGGCATGAAAAAGCCGAACAGTCTGGGTTTATACGATATGAGCGGAAATGTATGGGAATGGTGTTCGGATTACTATGCCTCATATACGAGTACCGCGAAGACTGATTTTTACAATAGCACTGTCGGTTCCCGCCGGGCGGTTCGTGGCGGTGGCTGGAGCAGCAATGCGACGGACGTACGGGTAGCGATTCGCTTCAGCTACTCGCCCACTTACACGTACAACGACCTCGGGTTTCGTATTTGCAGGACGGTGCCCTGA
- the ltrA gene encoding group II intron reverse transcriptase/maturase: MKYYSLIDKVYSKKNLLKAYHRVNSNRGAPGIDGVTVKSFGEKLLEEIERLSEEIKSGEYMPMPLRRVEIPKADGKTRQLGIPAVRDRVVQQSLKEILEPIFEERFHPSSYGYRKGRNAWQAVEKAKAFASKYGLCNVVELDLSKCFDTLDHEKIIDSVAERVSDGKILKLIRAMLKSGVMEDGVWKATETGSPQGSVISPLLANIYLDEFDQKMKARGIRIVRYADDILIFSKTQEEAREFLAIAINILEIDMKLKVNRNKTRITTLEEGFHFLGFEIKGERVGIEKSRLKRFKGKVKGLTRRNQSTPVKEIVKELNPLLRGFASYFRIVDLQSTLRGLLSWIRRRLRAIILHQWKSTKKLNRVLRRAGWEEKVNLRMNKWRSSHTKAVNYAIPNRFFEEMNLFDMTSYYHPLSKYPILDP, from the coding sequence ATGAAGTATTACAGTCTAATCGACAAAGTCTATTCGAAGAAGAACCTATTGAAAGCCTATCACAGGGTAAACTCCAACAGAGGAGCTCCTGGGATAGACGGAGTAACCGTAAAATCATTCGGGGAGAAACTCCTCGAAGAAATCGAGAGATTATCCGAAGAAATCAAGAGCGGTGAGTACATGCCCATGCCACTCAGGAGAGTAGAAATCCCAAAAGCAGATGGTAAAACAAGGCAATTGGGAATACCTGCTGTGAGAGACAGGGTGGTACAACAATCTCTCAAGGAGATACTGGAACCTATATTCGAGGAAAGATTCCACCCCTCCAGTTACGGTTACAGAAAGGGAAGAAATGCCTGGCAGGCGGTGGAGAAGGCGAAAGCTTTTGCATCCAAATACGGTCTGTGCAATGTAGTGGAACTTGACCTGAGCAAATGTTTCGACACTCTGGATCATGAGAAGATAATAGACTCCGTAGCAGAGAGAGTGAGTGATGGAAAGATACTCAAACTCATACGCGCAATGCTGAAGAGCGGAGTAATGGAAGATGGAGTCTGGAAGGCAACAGAAACTGGCAGTCCACAGGGTAGTGTAATAAGTCCCCTGCTGGCGAACATCTACCTGGACGAGTTCGACCAGAAGATGAAAGCCAGAGGAATAAGGATAGTCAGATATGCAGACGACATATTAATCTTCTCGAAAACCCAGGAAGAAGCCCGAGAGTTTCTGGCAATCGCGATCAACATACTGGAGATTGACATGAAGCTCAAGGTCAACAGAAACAAGACGAGAATCACAACACTGGAGGAGGGCTTTCACTTTCTTGGCTTCGAAATAAAAGGCGAGAGAGTTGGGATAGAGAAATCCAGATTGAAAAGGTTCAAGGGAAAGGTCAAGGGACTTACAAGAAGGAACCAGAGCACACCGGTAAAGGAAATAGTGAAAGAGCTAAATCCACTGTTGAGAGGATTTGCCAGCTATTTCAGGATAGTAGACTTACAATCTACCTTGAGAGGGCTTTTGAGCTGGATAAGGAGAAGGCTTAGAGCCATCATACTACACCAGTGGAAGAGCACAAAGAAACTGAACAGAGTCCTTAGAAGGGCTGGATGGGAAGAGAAAGTCAATTTGAGAATGAACAAATGGCGCTCTTCTCACACAAAAGCAGTCAATTACGCCATTCCCAACAGGTTCTTTGAAGAGATGAACTTATTCGATATGACATCGTACTATCATCCCCTGTCGAAGTATCCGATACTCGATCCATGA